GAGAATAAGACCCTTTCAGCGGGGAGAAACTTTCAATCACCGCATTGCGGGCGTTACGGGTATAGCCTGCATAGCCAATGTTGATACGATCGGACGGGAAGCCTTCGGCAATCAGATAATCCACAACCGCCTCAATACTCCAGCCACCCGCGGTGAGCGGCGTCAGGTTGGTGTGGTGTGTCAGCGTATCCGCCCACGGGGTGCCGAAGAAGTCATAGGTCATGACGTTAATGGCGTAGAGACCCGCGTCCAGCAGCGCTTTGACATTGGAATACTCAAGCGTAGAGACAACCGCTGAGCTGGCGATCGAGATTTTCACATCGCTGCGCCCTGCCGCGCTGAGCTGCTTTTTCATCTCAGCGATAAGCAACGCGTAATTCGCGCCATCTTCCGGGCCATGCGGGTTGCCGTTGCCTTCGGCGTTTGGATATTCCCAGTCGATATCCACTTCGCTAAACATCGGGAATTGTTTGAACAGCTTCACCACGCCGGCGGCGAACGTTTTGCGCGATGAGTCGGTTTTCGACATCTCGTGGAAACCGTTACTCATGGTCCAGCCACCGATACTCATCGACAACACCAGGGTATGTCCCTGCTGTTTCGCTTTTTGCTGGAGATCGCGCAGGCCGCCCAGCAGCCCTTTGGTTGTCGCCTGGGTTACCGTGGCCGGGTCGATATCCCAGCCGCTGGTGGTGTGGCCGCAGTTTTCATAAGACTGAAAATCCCCCCACGGATCGAGGAAAGTGGGTTCGTTGGTGTTTTTGTTGGTCTGGCGAGCCGCGTTTTCAATGGTGTATTGCTTTTCGCCTTTATCGCCAACAATACCGAGGAAACCAAAAACGATTTTGTCATACGCAGTAGGCGAGACCTTCGCCAGATCATAGCCGCGACCCCGGTTAGCGGGGCTGTCATCACCCTGCAGGCGTCCATCATATTGCGACCAGTCAGTATAATAACCAAATACTTTTGGTTTATTAGCAGCCTTATATTTGTTATATACCGGTTTCGCCACGCGGGCTGAAGTATAACTGTATTTTTCAGTTTCGCTTGCTGGATTAAAACCATCGGCAGCATTACTGGTTTCTGTCAGGCTATCGCCCTGAATTAATTTACTTGTAGCCATGTTTATTTTCCTTCGTGAAAAGTGAGTGCAGTAATTTCTGCGCTAACTATCATGATCGGCCAGTTTCTATTCCTCCAGTCACAACCAATAAAAATGATTTTAAAAAACAACAATGATTTAAAGAGCGCTTTCAAAAGAACAAACAAAACCCATCTTTTTGATTTTTTATCACTGTATTCAACCAGTTGAAACTCAATATAGCATACATTAAAGATTAAACTGCCGTTAATTCCAACTTAAAAGAGATTTAAAAAGCCAGGGGAATCGTGATCCGTATTAGCGTTTCGCTAAATAAAAACGCATTTTTATTCTATTCTGTGGAAATTAACAAAGTGCCTCCCTACTCTTAAAGGCGCCAGAGAACCTCCCGCCATATATTCGTATCTGTTCACAGGTGATATATGAAAAGTTATCTGATTAACCATAATTGTATTTTTACTGAGGCTAATAACGAATTAAAAAATACCGATAACGCATGCGTCATCAAAATGACGTCCATGCGGGCACGATGCTTAAGTTTTATTATTGAAAACGCCAAAAATGGTGTGATTGAAAAGCAACAAATCGCCGCTTTCTTGTGGGGCAACCGGGGACAATTCATCAGCGATGCCAACCTGACGCAGGTGCTGTACCTGCTGCGCCGGGACCTGCGCGCGCTCGGCATTAATGACCTCTTTGTCACCATTCCTAAGCTTGGCATCAAAGTGAATGATGATGTGCCGGTCGACATCCTGACCGAAGAAAAAAAGAAAAAGCCAAAACGCGCGCTCTGGACCGCGGCGGTGTTTGCCGTGTTCATCCTCTGTGTCCTGACGCTTTTAACTCTGACGGATGTAAGTAACCCATAAACTCTGTTGCGAGGAATCACTATGAATCCTGTTATCGACGGTATTCTGAATATTGAAGGCAGTTATGTGGATAATCCGGCCGATCGGGGAGGCCCGACGAAATGGGGTATTACCGAAAAAACGGCAAGAGCGCACGGCTACAAAGGGAATATGCGGGATCTGAGCCGCGATGAGGCGTACCGCATACTGGAGCAAGATTACTGGACAGCGCCGGGGTTTGACCAGGTCGCACAATACTCGCTGCCTGTCGCGTTTGAGCTATGCGAAGCGGGGACGAATATCGGGCCTTCGGTGCCTGCCCGGTGGCTGCAGCGCTGGCTGAACGTATTCAACAATCAACAAGCGTTTTATCACGATTTGACCGTGGACGGCGTTATCGGAAGAAACACCCTGAATGCGTTAAAAACGTATCTGGATAAGCGTGGCAAAGAGGGTGAGAGCGTGCTGGTCAAGGCGCTTAACTGTACGCAAGGCGATTACTATCTGGAGATTACGGAAAAACGCGAGGCAAACGAGGCGTTCATCTATGGCTGGCTGCGTGAAAGAGTCACGCTCTCCTGACTGGCCTGAAAAAAAGCCCGCTTATCACAGCGGGCTTTTTGTTGTGCTTATTTTAGCAACGAGGCGCCACTCAGGAAGTTTTTCACTTTCTCGCTCAGCACCCGCAATATCGGCGTGGCAAACACCCCACCGAGCCCTGCGACCATCAGCACCATATTAAAACTCATGTTGCGATCAATAGCCGCCACGCTCAACAGAAAAGCGGTAAAGCAGGAAATCGCTATCTGAGCCAGACAATCCATAATATCTTTATGGGTGTCATTTCTTTCACGCTTCATCAGATAACTGACAAAGCCCCCCCACCCTCCAATTGCAATAATCGTTAATAAGATCTCCAGTTCAACCAGAACCAGTTTAGGGGCGGCGACATGAGCTGCAATAGACATAATAAACCTCGGTAATAAGTAGACGATAAATAATTACGCCGTCTGGCGATGCGATAAAGTTAGCAATCTAACCAGTAGGTCGCTAATCATTTAATCTCATGCCCGGTCTTCATCGCTTCTTTGACGCATCGATGTTTTTTTTACCGATTTTTTTTAGCCAGTGATTTACGTGTCTGTGAAAGGCTATTTACGATAATTGATAAGAGTTTGCAGCATTGCAATAACATCTCTAATCTGATCGCGTTGCGGGTTATGACGATACCAGTAGGCATAAATCTTAATTATTTCAAACTCTATGGCGTCAGGAAGATCGATTAATGCAATACGATACCGTCCCTGCGACTGAAAAAAACGCGCTATCTTTTCCGGTAATATCGCTATCATGGATGAGTTTTCAATAATACTTAATAACCCATTTATTGATTCTGTATTATACCCAACTGAAAAATGGCTATTAAAAAAAGAGAAGGATTCATTGTTTGTGATTTCTTTTTTTAGTCTTGGTGTTATCGCGTAAGGATAATAAATGGCATGCCGGGAGGTAAAAAGATTCGCGAGCGTTAACTGCTGTAGTTCACAAAGCGGATTCTGAACATGACAGACGGCGGTATAAGTACGGTATTGATCAAGAATGATCTGCTCAATATCGGGATCGCTGAAATAATGTGTGCTTATCAGCAGATCGCCCTTTCCGTTTCTTATGTCGCTGATTTTCTTTGAGGAATCTTTCCCTGAGACTGATGAGCAATGCAGCCGAAAACGCTCAAACATTTCCATATCAAACAGTTGCGAAATGTAGTACTGCTCGCTGATATCGTCACCCATAATTTTCATTTCACACCAGGGCGATATCCTGGCGTCATGATCAAAGGTGGCGTCAATCATATCCAGCACCTTAATATAGGCGCGGTGAATTTCGTGCGCACGCGGTGTTGGCATCAGACCTTCGCGAGTACGAATAAAAAGTTCTTCGTTATAGGTTTGCTGGAGACGTTGAATAGCAAGCGTAATGGCGGCAGGAGTGACCTGAAGTTGACGGGAAGCACGAGTGGCATTGCCCGCGGTGATCACCGCATCAAGGACTTTGATTAGATTATAATCAAATTCTTTGACACCATTCTTCTTCTTCATCTCACAGAGTGTCCTGGCGCCGGTAGGGGAAGGTACAAAATATAAGCTTCGACGGCTGCTGGCAAAATCAATTTATATCTTCTACAACGTCCTTATCTAAAATGGCGGCGCAAGCCACACTATTTGTTCCTGAGCCACCAGACTGGCGCAAGACAATGTTAATATCCGCTTCGCTGTTATTTATTATGATTAAGTAAAAACTGAGTATAAAAAAAGCCTGAAACGGCAAATACCGTTTCAGGCTCATCCATGATTCGTTAAAACCGAAAGGTTAACGGGTCAGGTCGTC
This sequence is a window from Cronobacter sakazakii. Protein-coding genes within it:
- a CDS encoding LysR family transcriptional regulator translates to MKKKNGVKEFDYNLIKVLDAVITAGNATRASRQLQVTPAAITLAIQRLQQTYNEELFIRTREGLMPTPRAHEIHRAYIKVLDMIDATFDHDARISPWCEMKIMGDDISEQYYISQLFDMEMFERFRLHCSSVSGKDSSKKISDIRNGKGDLLISTHYFSDPDIEQIILDQYRTYTAVCHVQNPLCELQQLTLANLFTSRHAIYYPYAITPRLKKEITNNESFSFFNSHFSVGYNTESINGLLSIIENSSMIAILPEKIARFFQSQGRYRIALIDLPDAIEFEIIKIYAYWYRHNPQRDQIRDVIAMLQTLINYRK
- a CDS encoding glycoside hydrolase family 108 protein, with the protein product MNPVIDGILNIEGSYVDNPADRGGPTKWGITEKTARAHGYKGNMRDLSRDEAYRILEQDYWTAPGFDQVAQYSLPVAFELCEAGTNIGPSVPARWLQRWLNVFNNQQAFYHDLTVDGVIGRNTLNALKTYLDKRGKEGESVLVKALNCTQGDYYLEITEKREANEAFIYGWLRERVTLS
- a CDS encoding glycosyl hydrolase family 18 protein, producing the protein MATSKLIQGDSLTETSNAADGFNPASETEKYSYTSARVAKPVYNKYKAANKPKVFGYYTDWSQYDGRLQGDDSPANRGRGYDLAKVSPTAYDKIVFGFLGIVGDKGEKQYTIENAARQTNKNTNEPTFLDPWGDFQSYENCGHTTSGWDIDPATVTQATTKGLLGGLRDLQQKAKQQGHTLVLSMSIGGWTMSNGFHEMSKTDSSRKTFAAGVVKLFKQFPMFSEVDIDWEYPNAEGNGNPHGPEDGANYALLIAEMKKQLSAAGRSDVKISIASSAVVSTLEYSNVKALLDAGLYAINVMTYDFFGTPWADTLTHHTNLTPLTAGGWSIEAVVDYLIAEGFPSDRINIGYAGYTRNARNAVIESFSPLKGSYSPGNGTTTGSFESGSTEWYDTIYNYLDLENQKGRNGFNVYTDKVANADYLYNPQSKLFMSLDTPRSVKAKGQYAASRNLGGLFTWTIDQDNGVLVNAAREGLGYEIDTQTIDMKPFYFEGINVAEPDNSGGDSEPQPTVNHAPVAAIQLRVVGGSRIQLSGEASHDDDNDALSFSWGVPATITVADKSAAVIEFDVPVVTQSTDYQFTLFVRDTKNEPSSQQRFVVTAVPGNAPAGGDTPVPQPTPEPTPDPTPTPTPTPTPDTGSAPYPLWDAGTIYGAKWGSFEKVSWKGHNYQVNWYSQGEQPDLNSGPYQVWTDIGTY
- a CDS encoding winged helix-turn-helix domain-containing protein, with product MKSYLINHNCIFTEANNELKNTDNACVIKMTSMRARCLSFIIENAKNGVIEKQQIAAFLWGNRGQFISDANLTQVLYLLRRDLRALGINDLFVTIPKLGIKVNDDVPVDILTEEKKKKPKRALWTAAVFAVFILCVLTLLTLTDVSNP
- a CDS encoding phage holin family protein, with protein sequence MSIAAHVAAPKLVLVELEILLTIIAIGGWGGFVSYLMKRERNDTHKDIMDCLAQIAISCFTAFLLSVAAIDRNMSFNMVLMVAGLGGVFATPILRVLSEKVKNFLSGASLLK